In one window of Arachis ipaensis cultivar K30076 chromosome B06, Araip1.1, whole genome shotgun sequence DNA:
- the LOC107605409 gene encoding uncharacterized protein LOC107605409, with product MDTAKKNTSATLKSRIQNGDVVYGMSLLTFSPTVAEIAALADFDFVLIDMEHGHGGLPEALPCLHALAAAKTPAVVRVPDSSSSFWARKAIDLGAQGIVFPMIQDPQSAAKAVSFCRSPVSPAARASRFGLDGHCQKDLLIICQVESPEAVECAEEIAAVEGVDMIMVGPLDLSAGIGCLRNPKDERVMEMVDRVEKKVLGAARKEGGGPFLGRFGTALDSPEAFRDRGYRLVRVNLDVTLFRNACIQDVINFKSTKLC from the exons ATGGACACCGCCAAAAAAAACACCTCAGCGACTCTCAAGTCCCGAATCCAAAACGGCGACGTCGTCTACGGCATGTCCCTCCTCACCTTCTCCCCAACCGTCGCAGAGATAGCCGCACTCGCCGACTTTGACTTCGTCCTCATCGACATGGAGCACGGCCACGGCGGCCTCCCAGAAGCCCTCCCCTGCCTCCACGCACTCGCCGCCGCCAAAACCCCAGCCGTCGTCCGCGTCCCCGACAGCAGCTCCTCTTTCTGGGCCCGCAAGGCCATCGACCTCGGTGCCCAGGGAATTGTGTTCCCTATGATCCAAGACCCCCAATCTGCCGCAAAAGCGGTGTCGTTTTGCCGTTCTCCTGTGAGCCCCGCCGCGAGGGCATCCCGCTTTGGACTCGACGGCCACTGTCAGAAGGACCTGCTCATCATATGCCAG GTGGAGTCTCCGGAGGCAGTGGAGTGTGCGGAAGAGATTGCGGCGGTGGAGGGTGTTGACATGATAATGGTTGGACCGCTGGACCTTAGCGCGGGCATAGGGTGCCTAAGGAACCCAAAGGATGAGAGGGTGATGGAGATGGTGGATCGCGTGGAGAAGAAGGTGTTGGGTGCAGCAAGGAAAGAAGGTGGTGGTCCCTTTTTAGGGAGGTTTGGAACTGCCCTGGATTCACCTGAAGCGTTTAGGGACCGTGGCTATCGCTTGGTTCGGGTGAATTTGGATGTCACTTTGTTCAGGAATGCTTGTATTCAAGATGTCATCAACTTCAAGTCTACAAAGCTATGTTGA